A genomic stretch from Vibrio neptunius includes:
- a CDS encoding TetR/AcrR family transcriptional regulator translates to MRSAEFDREEVLRSAMDAFVAKGYAKTSMQDLKKVTGLHPGSIYCAFENKRGLLIAALEQYRDDKSQEFQALFDSQPTVMDGFEKYLSWVVEECETEEIKDCLLQKSLSEMAQQDDEVEHLISMMLQDWHQSIEEKLSLAQREGNASQKKSPAQLAQFLVMGIYGMRTLSHTQPKPGVLGELKDELLEHITA, encoded by the coding sequence ATGCGCAGCGCTGAATTTGATCGGGAAGAAGTATTACGTTCTGCAATGGATGCTTTTGTAGCTAAAGGGTACGCTAAGACCAGTATGCAAGACCTAAAAAAGGTAACTGGACTGCACCCCGGTTCAATCTATTGTGCCTTTGAAAACAAGCGCGGCTTATTGATTGCGGCGTTGGAACAGTATCGTGATGATAAATCGCAAGAGTTTCAGGCTTTGTTTGACTCTCAACCAACAGTGATGGATGGCTTTGAAAAATATCTAAGTTGGGTTGTCGAAGAGTGTGAAACGGAAGAAATCAAAGACTGTTTGCTGCAGAAATCACTCAGTGAGATGGCACAGCAGGATGATGAGGTGGAACATCTTATCAGCATGATGCTTCAAGATTGGCATCAGTCTATTGAAGAGAAGCTTTCTCTGGCTCAGCGAGAGGGAAATGCGTCTCAAAAAAAATCGCCAGCTCAGTTAGCTCAATTTTTGGTGATGGGCATCTATGGTATGCGGACTTTATCTCACACTCAGCCAAAGCCTGGGGTATTAGGTGAGCTCAAGGATGAACTGCTGGAGCATATCACTGCTTAA